One window of the Zea mays cultivar B73 chromosome 3, Zm-B73-REFERENCE-NAM-5.0, whole genome shotgun sequence genome contains the following:
- the LOC100192909 gene encoding Coatomer subunit alpha-3: protein MLTKFETKSNRVKGLAFHPRRPWILSSLHSGVVQMWDYRMGTLLNRFDEHDGPVRGVHFHATQPLFVSGGDDYKIKVWNYKTQRCLFTLHGHLDYIRTVQFHHECPWIVSASDDQTIRIWNWQSRTCVAVLTGHNHYVMCASFHPKEDLVVSASLDQTVRVWDIGALRKKSASPADDILRLTQMNTDLFGGIDAVVKYVLEGHDRGVNWASFHPTLPLIVSGADDRQVKIWRMNDTKAWEVDTLRGHMNNVSCVMFHAKQDIIVSNSEDKSIRVWDATKRTGIQTFRREHDRFWILAAHPEMNLLAAGHDSGMIVFKLERERPAFCVSGDTVFYVKDRFLKFFEYSTQKEVQLAPIRRPGSVSLNQSPRTLSYSPTENAVLICFDADGGSYELYIAPKDSAGKADYLQEAKKGAGGSAVFVARNRFAVLERSSNQVLVKNLKNEIMKKSPLPIATDAIYYAGTGNLLCKAEDRVAIFDLQQRLVLGELQTPAVKYIVWSSDMESVAFLSKHVVVIASKKLVHQCTLHETTRVKSGAWDENGVFIYTTLNHMKYCLPNGDSGIIKTLDVPIYITRVIGNNIFCLDRDGKNKLIAVDATEYIFKLALLRKRYDHVMSMIKNSQLCGQAVISYLQQKGFPEVALHFVKDEKTRFNLALESGNIQIAVASAKEIDDKDHWYRLGIEALRQGNVGIVEYAYQRTKSFERLAFLYLITGYLDKVGFMYKIAGQNNNLMGQFHNALYLGHVNKRVEILENAGQLPLAYVLAVTHGLTEIAERIAAELGEHVPLLPEGKSHSLLIPPAPLTACGDWPLLRVVRGIFEGGLDSTGRAELEEDDEASGADWGDEDLDIVDASEVVANGGDYFDAEGEPNEEEGEEGGWDLEDLELPPDTETPKSAGNARSPVFVTPTAGIPVSQIWTQKSSLAGEHAAAGNFDTAMRLLSRQLGIKNFAPLKPLFLDLHMGSHSYLRALAAAPVISVAVEKGWNESASPNVRGPPALIFSFSQMEDRLKAAYKATTEGRFPEALRQFLSILHTIPVIVVDSRREVDEVKELIEIVREYILGLKMELKRKELRDDVTRQQELAAYFTNCKLQRIHMRLVLSSAMALCFKQKNYATAAHFARMLLENSPQEAQARKARQVLQACQDKDDSHQLNYDFRNPFIVCGATYVPIYRGQKDISCPYCGSRFAPSIEGQLCTICELAIVGADASGLVCSPTQMK from the exons ATGCTCACCAAGTTCGAGACCAAGAGCAACCGGGTCAAGGGCCTCGCCTTCCACCCGCGCCGCCCATGGATCCTGTCCAGCCTCCATAGCGGAGTCGTTCAGATGTGGGACTACCGCATGGGCACCCTCCTCAACCGCTTCGACGAGCACGACGGGCCCGTCAGGGGCGTCCACTTTCACGCCACGCAGCCGCTCTTCGTGTCCGGAG GTGACGATTACAAGATTAAGGTCTGGAATTACAAGACTCAACGCTGCCTATTCACACTTCATGGGCACCTCGACTACATTCGCACTGTGCAATTCCACCATGAGTGCCCATGGATCGTAAGTGCTAGCGACGATCAGACAATccggatctggaattggcagtcaCGCACATGTGTGGCCGTGCTAACTGGGCATAACCACTATGTCATGTGTGCCTCCTTCCATCCCAAAGAGGATCTGGTTGTATCGGCATCACTTGATCAGACCGTGCGTGTCTGGGATATTGGGGCTCTGAGAAAGAAGTCAGCATCACCTGCCGATGACATCCTCCGCCTCACTCAGATGAACACAGATCTATTTGGAGGTATTGATGCTGTAGTCAAATATGTCTTGGAAGGCCATGACCGCGGGGTCAACTGGGCCTCATTTCATCCCACTTTGCCTCTCATTGTTTCCGGGGCAGATGACCGGCAGGTGAAGATATGGAGAATGAACG ATACCAAGGCTTGGGAAGTTGATACGTTGAGGGGCCACATGAATAATGTGTCTTGTGTGATGTTTCATGCGAAGCAAGACATCATCGTGTCTAACTCAGAAGACAAAAGCATTCGTGTTTGGGATGCCACAAAGAGAACTGGCATTCAAACATTTAGGCGGGAACATGACCGTTTCTGGATTCTTGCTGCTCACCCTGAAATGAACCTTCTTGCTGCTGGTCATGACAGTGGCATGATTGTTTTCAAATTAGAGAGGGAACGCCCGGCCTTCTGTGTCAGTGGTGACACAGTTTTTTATGTGAAGGACCGGTTTCTAAAGTTCTTTGAATACTCCACACAGAAGGAAGTTCAGTTGGCTCCAATAAGAAGACCTGGGTCAGTCAGCTTGAACCAGTCACCCAGGACACTATCGTATAGTCCAACTGAAAATGCTGTCTTGATTTGCTTTGATGCTGATGGGGGTTCATATGAACTCTACATTGCTCCCAAGGATTCTGCTGGCAAGGCTGATTACTTGCAAGAGGCAAAGAAGGGAGCTGGTGGTTCTGCTGTATTTGTGGCACGCAACAGGTTTGCAGTCCTTGAGAGGAGTAGCAATCAAGTTTTGGTGAAGAATCTGAAGAATGAAATCATGAAGAAAAGCCCCCTTCCTATTGCGACAGATGCAATATATTATGCTGGGACAGGTAACTTGCTGTGCAAGGCTGAAGACCGGGTGGCCATCTTTGATCTTCAGCAAAGGCTAGTTCTTGGTGAGCTACAGACACCTGCTGTCAAATATATTGTTTGGTCCAGTGATATGGAATCTGTTGCATTCCTGAGCAAGCATGTTGTGGTTATAGCCAGCAAGAAGCTTGTCCATCAATGCACACTGCATGAAACCACCCGTGTGAAAAGTGGTGCTTGGGATGAGAATGGCGTGTTCATCTACACCACACTGAACCATATGAAGTACTGCCTTCCCAATGGCGACAGTGGGATCATAAAAACCCTTGATGTTCCTATTTACATAACAAGGGTTATCGGGAATAACATTTTCTGCCTAGACCGTGATGGAAAGAACAAGCTGATTGCAGTTGATGCAACAGAGTACATTTTCAAGCTCGCTCTTCTCAGAAAACGCTATGATCATGTTATGAGTATGATCAAGAACTCCCAGTTGTGTGGGCAGGCTGTGATTTCTTATTTACAACAGAAAGGTTTTCCAGAAGTTGCTCTTCACTTTGTGAAGGATGAGAAGACCAGATTTAACTTGGCCCTTGAGAGTGGTAACATTCAAATTGCAGTTGCTTCTGCAAAGGAGATTGATGACAAGGATCACTGGTACAGGTTGGGAATTGAGGCCCTGAGGCAAGGAAATGTTGGTATCGTGGAATATGCATACCAACGAACAAAAAGTTTTGAGAGGCTTGCTTTTCTGTATCTCATTACTGGTTACTTGGACAAGGTGGGCTTCATGTACAAAATTGCTGGACAGAATAATAATTTGATGGGACAATTTCACAATGCATTGTATCTTGGGCATGTTAATAAGAGAGTTGAGATCTTGGAAAATGCTGGGCAGCTGCCTCTTGCTTATGTTCTTGCTGTCACACATGGGCTCACTGAAATTGCTGAGAGGATTGCTGCTGAATTAGGCGAGCATGTTCCTTTGCTGCCTGAAGGAAAATCACACTCGTTACTGATCCCCCCTGCACCTCTCACAGCCTGTGGTGATTGGCCATTGCTGAGGGTAGTGCGTGGTATTTTTGAAGGTGGACTGGATTCTACTGGAAGGGCAGAGCTTGAGGAAGATGATGAAGCTTCTGGTGCTGACTGGGGTGATGAGGACTTGGATATTGTTGATGCAAGTGAGGTGGTGGCAAATGGTGGCGATTATTTTGATGCAGAGGGTGAACCAAACGAGGAGGAGGGTGAGGAAGGTGGCTGGGACCTGGAAGATCTGGAACTTCCACCTGATACAGAGACTCCAAAATCTGCTGGCAATGCTCGCTCTCCTGTATTTGTCACTCCAACAGCAGGCATCCCTGTCAGCCAAATTTGGACTCAAAAATCTTCTCTGGCTGGGGAGCATGCGGCTGCAGGGAACTTTGATACAGCAATGAGGTTGCTTAGCCGACAATTGGGCATCAAGAACTTTGCTCCGCTGAAGCCCTTGTTTCTTGATCTGCATATGGGCAGTCATTCATATCTgcgtgcccttgctgctgctccaGTTATATCAGTTGCTGTAGAGAAAGGTTGGAATGAGTCCGCAAGTCCTAATGTAAGAGGCCCTCCTGCACTTATTTTCAGCTTCTCACaaatggaagacagactcaaggCTGCCTACAAAGCCACAACTGAGGGCAGGTTCCCAGAAGCACTGAGGCAGTTCCTTAGCATCTTACATACGATTCCTGTAATCGTTGTAGACTCACGgagagaagttgatgaagtgaagGAATTAATTGAGATAGTGAGGGAGTATATTCTTGGTCTGAAGATGGAACTCAAGAGAAAGGAATTGAGGGATGATGTGACCCGCCAACAGGAGTTGGCCGCTTACTTCACAAATTGCAAGCTTCAGAGAATTCATATGAGGCTTGTGCTTTCTAGCGCCATGGCTCTTTGCTTCAAGCAGAAAAACTATGCTACTGCAGCACACTTTGCAAGGATGCTTCTTGAGAACAGCCCTCAAGAGGCTCAAGCAAGGAAGGCTCGACAGGTGCTGCAAGCTTGTCAGGATAAGGATGATTCTCACCAACTGAACTATGACTTTAGAAATCCATTTATTGTTTGCGGTGCTACATATGTTCCAATCTACCGTGGCCAAAAGGATATTTCTTGCCCATACTGTGGATCCCGGTTTGCTCCTTCCATCGAAGGGCAGCTTTGTACCATATGTGAGCTTGCCATAGTTGGGGCAGACGCCTCAGGCCTGGTCTGCTCCCCTACGCAGATGAAGTAG